The following coding sequences are from one Saprospiraceae bacterium window:
- the pnp gene encoding polyribonucleotide nucleotidyltransferase, whose product MGQKIPFSTSFHLPDGREVILETGKLGTLSDGSAVVKLGNTMLFASVVSNKEPKEGQSFFPLSVDYQEKFAAAGRIPGNFFRRESKLSDYEVLISRLVDRTMRPLFPDNYLNDTQVVINLISGDEETLPDALAGLAASTAITCSNINFDGPISEVRVAKINGEYVINPNRSALKEATLDIIIGASLTNLMMVEGEAKECSEEEMLEAIRVGHEAIKVQCEAQLRLAAQLGDKVSIKRTLPEVLEVKEVKDLLNEHAALQIKNVAMSASDKNTRKEAFDAILKSAKEKMLELYGEEFAAEHKSTIESYYDKLKKEIVRQVVLDSGMRLDGRNSTQVRPIWTEVDYLPSTHGSAIFNRGETQSLTSITLGTKDDELLIDNALLSYDESFILHYNFPPFSVGEARPLRAPGRREIGHANLAARSIRQIMPDVFPYTVRIVSDILESNGSSSMATVCAGSLALMDAGVPVKSSVAGIAMGLIADGDRVAILSDILGDEDALGDMDFKVTGTRKGITGTQMDMKIDGLSFELLQKALLQARDGRMHILDKMEESLSIPRDDFKPHAPRIMEIIIDKSFIGAVIGPGGKVIQEMQAKTGTKINIEEVGDKGVINIASNNKEAIEAAAKMIRTITFVPQVGEIYEGRVVSIFPYGVFVDFFGKSGLLHVSEISHQRVDKVEDYFKVGDPVTIKLVGVDPKTNKLRLSRKAAMQKETKDQPNKED is encoded by the coding sequence TCTTTCTTCCCCCTTTCTGTAGACTACCAAGAGAAATTTGCAGCCGCAGGTAGAATACCGGGCAATTTTTTTCGAAGGGAATCTAAATTATCTGACTACGAGGTACTTATTTCGCGTTTAGTTGACAGAACGATGCGACCGCTGTTCCCTGATAACTATCTCAACGATACCCAGGTGGTCATTAATCTGATTTCAGGAGATGAAGAGACACTGCCTGATGCACTGGCTGGATTGGCAGCTTCGACTGCCATTACTTGTTCTAATATTAATTTTGATGGCCCCATTTCCGAAGTTCGTGTAGCAAAAATCAACGGGGAGTATGTCATCAATCCAAATAGATCTGCACTTAAAGAAGCCACACTGGACATTATTATCGGAGCTTCTCTCACGAATCTAATGATGGTGGAAGGAGAGGCCAAGGAATGTTCTGAAGAAGAAATGCTAGAAGCTATACGGGTTGGGCACGAAGCAATCAAAGTACAGTGCGAAGCGCAACTTCGATTAGCTGCGCAGCTTGGCGATAAAGTATCTATAAAAAGAACTTTGCCTGAAGTACTTGAGGTGAAAGAGGTGAAAGACTTGCTGAATGAGCATGCAGCTCTTCAAATTAAAAATGTGGCGATGTCTGCCTCAGACAAAAACACTCGAAAAGAAGCGTTTGACGCTATATTAAAGTCTGCAAAAGAAAAAATGCTAGAGCTTTATGGCGAAGAATTCGCAGCAGAGCACAAAAGCACTATTGAGTCATATTATGACAAATTGAAAAAAGAAATTGTCCGTCAGGTAGTCTTAGATTCAGGGATGAGATTGGATGGACGGAATTCAACACAGGTCAGACCGATTTGGACAGAGGTAGATTACTTGCCTTCGACACATGGGTCAGCGATATTCAATCGTGGTGAGACTCAATCTCTGACAAGTATAACTCTGGGCACTAAAGACGATGAATTGTTGATAGACAATGCTCTTTTGTCTTACGACGAAAGCTTTATCTTACATTATAATTTCCCGCCTTTCTCTGTCGGAGAAGCAAGACCACTCAGAGCACCAGGTCGCCGTGAAATAGGTCATGCTAATCTCGCTGCCAGATCTATTCGTCAGATAATGCCGGATGTTTTCCCATATACGGTTCGTATTGTATCTGATATATTAGAATCAAATGGTTCTTCGTCTATGGCCACAGTTTGCGCCGGATCACTGGCATTGATGGATGCTGGAGTACCTGTAAAATCTTCTGTTGCCGGTATTGCCATGGGCCTTATCGCCGACGGTGACCGAGTCGCCATTCTATCAGATATTCTGGGAGATGAAGATGCTTTAGGAGATATGGATTTTAAAGTAACAGGAACCCGGAAGGGTATTACCGGTACCCAAATGGATATGAAGATCGATGGCCTTTCTTTTGAATTACTCCAGAAAGCATTGCTGCAAGCGCGTGACGGAAGAATGCATATCCTCGACAAAATGGAAGAGTCACTCTCCATACCAAGAGATGACTTCAAACCGCACGCACCTCGAATTATGGAGATCATCATCGACAAGAGTTTCATCGGTGCTGTTATCGGTCCTGGTGGAAAAGTGATCCAGGAAATGCAAGCTAAAACCGGAACAAAGATTAATATCGAAGAAGTAGGAGATAAAGGTGTTATCAACATAGCAAGTAATAACAAAGAGGCAATAGAAGCCGCAGCCAAAATGATCCGCACAATCACATTCGTACCTCAGGTAGGTGAAATTTACGAAGGTCGAGTCGTCTCGATATTCCCTTATGGTGTATTTGTTGATTTCTTTGGCAAAAGTGGATTACTCCACGTTAGCGAAATCAGCCACCAAAGAGTTGACAAGGTCGAGGATTATTTCAAAGTAGGAGATCCAGTTACGATTAAATTGGTAGGAGTAGATCCAAAGACAAATAAGCTCCGATTATCGCGGAAAGCTGCTATGCAAAAAGAAACTAAAGATCAGCCAAATAAAGAAGATTAA